In one Mus pahari chromosome 21, PAHARI_EIJ_v1.1, whole genome shotgun sequence genomic region, the following are encoded:
- the Kifc1 gene encoding kinesin-like protein KIFC1: MRGRGSRDTGTLPAAFASRPVRTTMDVQAQRPPLLEVKRNIELKPSLVKHSSQLPLSASRLKRGPGQMEDASEPAKKRARGMAAVTKVDTSRPRGPLLSTVSQTQGHTAAQKGPKKTGPRGCSTVGTVLRNQKPAPAAPAQKPATSTAPVVGKRPGKRPAWDLKGQLCDLNEELKRYREKTQTLDQENRGLREQLREVQEQATTLGTERNTLEGELASVRTRAEQDQQRLETLSARVLELEECLGTTERLVQELQREQLQLQEERNTLSTQLEERERRFQAAEAALSSSQEEVVCLRQKTEAQVTLLAEQGDRLYGLEMERRRLHNQLQELKGNIRVFCRVRPVLAGESTPSPGFLVFPPGPAGPSDPPTRLSLSRSDDRRSTLTGAPAPSTRHDFSFDRVFPPGSKQEEVFEEISMLVQSALDGYPVCIFAYGQTGSGKTFTMEGGPRGDPQLEGLIPRAMRHLFSVAQEMSGQGWTYSFVASYVEIYNETVRDLLATGTRKGQGGECEIRRASPGSEELTVTNARYVPVSCEKEVEALLHLAHQNRAVARTAQNERSSRSHSVFQLQISGEHVARGLQCGAPLNLVDLAGSERLDPGIPLGPGERDRLRETQAINSSLSTLGLVIMALSNKESHVPYRNSKLTYLLQNSLGGSAKMLMFVNISPLEENVSESLNSLRFASKVNQCVIGTAQANKK, from the exons CGGCCACCTTTGTTGGAAGTGAAGAGGAACATCGAGCTGAAGCCAAGCCTGGTCAAGCACTCCTCCCAACTGCCCCTGTCAGCAAGCAGGCTCAAGAGGGGTCCTGGCCAGATGGAGGATGCCTCGGAGCCTGCAAAG AAACGGGCACGAGGCATGGCTGCAGTGACCAAAGTTGACACATCCCGTCCCAGAGGACCACTCCTTAGCACAGTGTCACAGACCCAGGGCCACACTGCAG CTCAGAAAGGCCCTAAGAAGACAGGACCTCGTGGGTGCTCTACTGTTGGTACAG TGCTGAGGAACCAGAAGCCAGCTCCCGCTGCTCCTGCCCAGAAGCCTGCCA CATCCACTGCTCCCGTGGTAGGGAAGAGACCTGGCAAACGCCCTGCCTGGGACCTGAAGGGCCAGTTGTGTGACCTCAATGAAGAGTTGAAACGCTATCGGGAGAAGACCCAAACGCTGGACCAGGAGAACCGAGGGCTTCGGGAGCAACTCAGAGAAGTCCAGGAGCAGGCCACGACCCTGGGGACAGAGCGGAACACCCTGGAAGGGGAGCTGGCCAGTGTTCGCACCCGAGCTGAGCAGGACCAGCAGAGACTGGAGACGCTGAGTGCCCGTGTCTTGGAGCTGGAGGAATGTCTGGGTACCACGGAAAGGCTGGTTCAGGAGCTTCAGAGAGAGCAGCTGCAATTGCAGGAGGAGCGGAACACACTGAGCACTCAACTGGAGGAGCGGGAG AGGAGGTTTCAGGCCGCAGAAGCAGCTCTGTCAAGCAGCCAAGAAGAGGTGGTGTGTCTTCGGCAGAAGACTGAAGCCCAGGTGACCTTACTGGCTGAGCAAGGAGACCGGCTCTATGGGTTAGAGATGGAGCGGCGACGACTCCACAACCAGCTGCAGGAACTGAAGGGCAATATCCGGGTGTTCTGCCGCGTGCGCCCTGTCCTCGCAGGGGAATCCACTCCATCTCCTGGCTTCCTCGTGTTTCCTCCTGGCCCTGCTGGACCCTCTGATCCCCCAACTCGCCTTAGCCTCTCACGGTCTGACGATCGGCGCTCCACCCTGACTGGGGCTCCGGCACCCAGTACCCGTCATGATTTCTCCTTTGATCGGGTGTTCCCACCAGGAAGCAAACAGGAGGAAGTGTTTGAGGAGATCTCCATGCTTGTCCAGTCAGCACTGGATGGCTACCCTGTGTGCATTTTTGCCTATGGACAGACAGGCAGTGGCAAGACCTTCACTATGGAAGGTGGGCCTAGGGGAGACCCCCAATTGGAAGGACTGATCCCTCGGGCCATGCGGCATCTGTTCTCTGTGGCCCAGGAGATGAGTGGCCAGGGCTGGACATACAGTTTTGTGGCGAGTTACGTAGAGATCTACAATGAGACCGTTCGAGACCTGCTAGCAACTGGGACCCGCAAGGGACAAGGGGGCGAGTGTGAGATTCGTCGGGCAAGCCCAGGGAGTGAGGAGCTTACTGTCACCAATGCACGATATGTCCCTGTTTCCTGTGAGAAAGAG GTGGAGGCTCTGCTCCATTTGGCTCACCAGAACCGGGCTGTGGCCCGCACTGCCCAGAATGAGAGATCATCACGCAGTCACAGTGTGTTCCAGCTGCAGATTTCTGGAGAACATGTAGCTCGGGGCCTGCAATGTGGCGCTCCCCTCAACCTTGTGGACCTAGCTGGGAGTGAGCGGCTAGACCCTGGCATACCCCTAGGCCCTGGGGAGCGTGATCGTCTTCGGGAAACACAGGCCATTAACAGCAGTCTGTCTACACTGGGACTGGTCATAATGGCCCTGAGCAATAAG GAGTCTCACGTGCCTTACAGAAACAGCAAGCTTACCTATCTGCTGCAGAACTCTCTGGGTGGCAGTGCCAAGAT GCTCATGTTTGTGAATATTTCTCCTCTGGAAGAGAATGTCTCCGAGTCTCTAAATTCACTACGTTTCGCTTCCAAG